The following are from one region of the Aspergillus chevalieri M1 DNA, chromosome 1, nearly complete sequence genome:
- a CDS encoding uncharacterized protein (COG:S;~EggNog:ENOG410PR5J) codes for MTSLTRAFTKRHKRPEVSAPMPYREGQVKFSSGTIKRGKISGPVQLVSTTNMLAYNAPDLGSATSSSSSSIRSPDDSEMSFSQHSFGTPITSPDDSSRDVSPIEPSQASYFPKQQFMPKRSATTTSHTRSSTSTTSSTDAPMVPRRALSHTKRSHQELARQRSLSRLDPPPLNVSRAPSVRQAPDPSFKTEAHPFGKELEQVNEVAEEFGGTTRRFDEEEAVLFSKGLMKFTVDDYLVEVNDLYGSIFDDQLGPISASQWL; via the coding sequence ATGACCAGCCTCACTCGTGCGTTCACCAAGCGCCACAAGCGTCCCGAGGTGTCGGCACCTATGCCCTACCGCGAGGGTCAGGTCAAGTTCTCGTCGGGCACGATCAAACGGGGAAAGATCTCGGGTCCTGTGCAATTGGTTTCGACTACCAACATGCTGGCTTATAATGCGCCCGACCTGGGTTCTGCgacatcatcttcatcctcgtccataCGATCGCCGGACGACTCGGAGATGTCGTTTTCCCAGCACAGTTTCGGAACGCCCATCACTTCGCCGGACGACTCTTCCCGTGATGTTTCGCCTATCGAACCGAGCCAAGCATCATATTTCCCCAAGCAACAGTTCATGCCCAAGAGATCGGCGACAACAACCAGTCATACTCGATCATCCACTTCGACTACGTCTTCTACAGATGCACCAATGGTCCCAAGACGGGCGCTGTCGCATACCAAACGATCGCATCAGGAATTGGCCCGGCAGCGCTCGCTATCGAGGCTGGATCCTCCGCCGCTGAATGTCTCCCGCGCCCCTTCAGTTCGTCAAGCACCTGATCCCTCCTTCAAAACGGAAGCGCATCCATTTGGCAAGGAGCTCGAGCAGGTGAATGAGGTGGCCGAAGAGTTTGGTGGCACCACCCGCCGAttcgacgaagaagaagccgttCTCTTCAGCAAGGGCCTCATGAAATTCACCGTAGACGATTATCTCGTCGAGGTGAATGATCTGTACGGAAGCATCTTCGACGACCAGCTGGGGCCAATCAGTGCTAGTCAATGGCTGTGA
- a CDS encoding rDNA-binding RNA polymerase I transcriptional factor (BUSCO:EOG09261660;~COG:K;~EggNog:ENOG410PG3I;~InterPro:IPR007991;~PFAM:PF05327) — protein MVTFATPASRPAATSSKPKHNPSVLATSSPVPILKTSKTGTSTPSLKRKMTDMDLSLSPSSAASEGSDGAPSPKKRVRVQFDKEVDMREVPANEPKIREHNTGTAMEKNAAVVREEVRRALQRHISGTDSEAYDRIKEIFSIDPKRQDEDRPSYDIPSHSTLKHHLMGLLSNVASLDRSCNGLVHAILSSEWLGRDESYVKLFIRFMGNLAAAQGSYLGSVLKMLVNNMCELPKGIGRIPGYAPVQASEVYTRVHMALRYVLQLIPSGSGSLSPILSTNFPFDTDSAKANIAYTRNLLRVVSYAPELQADVLALVTEKLVKIDVQIQVDMEDFEDEVGEDLLHGTDVEEDDDDDNASVQSDDSADDESRRIQTIKDNILKLDGMIDLLFEFYSPPFTSGTLDEKENALDLLLSHFQSIILPTYRSRHSQFLLFHFSQSSPILVDRFAATCVQLLFNKLQPVIMRQSAAAYLASFVARGAHISGDVIRDVFDLLTTHLDNLRIEYEPACRGPDLRRYGPYYSTAQALLYIFCFRWRDLTTAAMEGDTPDQVDELEPEEIEFPPYIKETLHRAIQSKLNPLKVCSPAIVSEFARISNHLDFLYLFSILETNKRIRITSYRSLSTMADPRFSQVERETRAGDDLGYQLDAYFPFDPYQLPRSRRWIEGDYVHWRGIAGLHDDDDDESGSEAGSDDESVSDDMTETDED, from the coding sequence ATGGTTACCTTTGCCACCCCTGCTTCGCGCCCAGCGGCGACATCATCCAAACCGAAACACAACCCCTCCGTGTTAGCGACCTCTTCGCCTGTGCCCATCCTCAAAACCTCCAAAACGGGGACCTCGACGCCTTCACTCAAACGGAAGATGACGGATATGGATTTGTCGCTGTCGCCATCGTCCGCGGCATCCGAGGGGAGCGATGGAGCTCCTAGCCCGAAGAAGCGAGTTCGAGTACAATTCGACAAGGAGGTGGATATGCGAGAGGTGCCGGCCAATGAGCCCAAGATACGTGAACACAATACTGGTACTgcgatggagaagaatgccGCTGTTGTTCGGGAAGAAGTCCGCAGAGCCCTCCAGCGGCATATCTCTGGTACGGATAGCGAGGCCTACGACCGTATTAAGGAGATCTTCTCAATCGATCCCAAGCGTCAGGATGAGGATAGACCATCGTATGATATTCCCTCGCATAGTACGTTGAAGCACCACCTTATGGGTTTGCTGTCGAATGTTGCGTCATTGGACCGCAGCTGCAATGGTTTGGTGCATGCGATTTTGAGCAGTGAATGGCTCGGGCGGGATGAGTCGTATGTGAAGCTGTTTATTAGGTTTATGGGGAATCTGGCTGCCGCTCAGGGAAGCTATCTCGGGTCCGTGCTGAAAATGTTGGTCAATAACATGTGTGAACTGCCCAAAGGTATTGGAAGGATCCCCGGATACGCTCCTGTTCAGGCTTCAGAGGTTTACACAAGAGTTCACATGGCGCTTCGATATGTGTTGCAGTTGATTCCGTCTGGAAGTGGGTCGTTGTCTCCGATCTTGTCGACGAACTTTCCATTCGACACGGACTCGGCCAAGGCGAACATTGCCTACACTAGGAATCTTCTTCGTGTAGTTAGCTACGCTCCTGAACTTCAGGCCGATGTTCTAGCGCTTGTTACAGAGAAACTGGTCAAAATCGATGTGCAAATCCAAGTCGACATGGAAGATTTTGAAGATGAAGTGGGTGAGGATCTCTTGCATGGTACGGATGTCGAAgaggatgacgacgatgacaaCGCTTCGGTTCAGAGCGATGACTCTGCTGATGATGAATCGCGTCGTATCCAGACTATCAAGGACAACATCCTTAAGTTGGATGGTATGATCGATCTGCTTTTTGAGTTTTACTCGCCTCCATTCACGTCGGGAACGCTAGACGAGAAGGAGAATGCGTTGGACCTCCTGCTCAGTCACTTCCAAAGTATTATTCTTCCTACCTACCGCTCGCGCCATTCCCAgttccttctcttccactTTTCGCAGTCTTCGCCGATTCTCGTCGATCGCTTCGCGGCGACATGCGTGCAGCTCTTGTTCAACAAACTGCAACCTGTTATCATGCGTCAATCGGCCGCTGCATATCTGGCCAGCTTTGTCGCCCGCGGTGCACATATCTCTGGTGACGTAATTCGCGATGTTTTTGATCTCCTCACTACTCACCTGGACAACCTGCGGATTGAATACGAGCCTGCCTGCCGCGGTCCTGACCTCCGTCGCTACGGTCCATACTACTCAACCGCACAAGCCCTCCTCTACATCTTCTGCTTCCGCTGGCGCGACCTGACCACCGCTGCCATGGAAGGCGACACGCCCGATCAAGTTGACGAACTTGAACCTGAGGAAATTGAATTCCCTCCTTACATCAAAGAAACTCTCCACAGAGCCATCCAATCCAAACTCAACCCCCTCAAGGTCTGCTCGCCCGCCATTGTCTCCGAATTCGCACGGATATCCAACCACCTCGATTTCCTCTACCTCTTCAGTATCCTCGAGACCAACAAGCGTATCCGCATTACCTCGTACCGCAGTCTGTCCACCATGGCGGACCCGCGCTTCAGCCAGGTTGAGCGGGAGACCCGTGCAGGCGATGACCTTGGATACCAGCTCGATGCATATTTCCCGTTCGATCCGTACCAGCTCCCGCGGAGTCGGCGCTGGATCGAGGGGGACTATGTTCACTGGCGGGGTATCGCCGGTCttcatgatgatgacgatgatgagtCGGGCAGTGAGGCTGGGAGTGATGACGAGAGTGTGAGTGATGATATGACGGAGACGGACGAGGATTGA
- a CDS encoding class I SAM-dependent methyltransferase (COG:I;~EggNog:ENOG410PM85;~InterPro:IPR029063;~PFAM:PF13649,PF13489,PF01209,PF08242,PF08241, PF13847;~TransMembrane:1 (o258-276i)), whose product MSVESYYTSLETRLGNALLFGGRSHLPYYPSLSPNAGLWEYIKSLSPFPIYPALLAMENHLLASLKIQGQGREVLDAGCGTGDMAIYFSKRGLKVHAIDLLPDKITISRKNAETELGRVYKTGNHSVVKSLESLSIQEGDYHDLSSIFPENKFDAVYTIETLAHATDLPAVLGEFYRVLKPGGRIALYEYDHWMPSASAEDEMSKVHQYGGIDPTATRTSATNTGGREKDGRGLAAIVRDTGFTDVHEEDLSANVRPLLRFLVVCLFVPYMIVRMLGLEARFINTVAVVMNYRRGWKYVVVTGRKA is encoded by the coding sequence ATGTCAGTTGAATCCTACTACACCTCCCTCGAAACCCGCCTCGGCAACGCCCTCCTCTTCGGCGGCCGCTCACACCTCCCATACTACCCCTCCCTCTCTCCAAACGCAGGATTATGGGAATATATCAAGTCGCTGAGCCCCTTCCCAATTTATCCGGCCCTACTTGCGATGGAGAATCATCTTCTCGCCTCTTTGAAGATACAAGGACAAGGGAGGGAAGTGCTAGATGCAGGCTGCGGAACGGGGGATATGGCAATCTACTTCTCCAAACGGGGATTGAAAGTCCACGCTATCGATTTACTACCTGACAAGATTACTATCTCGAGGAAAAATGCGGAGACGGAGTTAGGGCGCGTTTACAAAACCGGCAACCACAGCGTAGTGAAATCTCTAGAAAGCCTGTCCATCCAAGAAGGCGACTACCACGATCTCAGTTCCATATTCCCGGAAAACAAATTCGACGCGGTGTATACGATCGAAACTCTCGCGCACGCCACTGACCTACCAGCAGTCCTTGGAGAGTTTTACCGCGTGCTGAAACCGGGTGGTCGCATCGCACTGTATGAATACGATCATTGGATGCCCTCCGCCTCTGCAGAGGATGAAATGAGCAAAGTGCATCAGTATGGAGGGATTGATCCTACTGCCACCCGTACCTCCGCCACAAATACAGGGGGTAGGGAGAAAGATGGACGGGGGTTAGCAGCGATTGTCCGCGATACGGGCTTTACAGATGTGCATGAGGAAGATCTATCCGCGAACGTGCGTCCGTTACTCCGGTTTCTCGTGGTTTGTCTGTTTGTGCCGTATATGATTGTGCGGATGTTAGGGCTTGAGGCTAGGTTTATTAATACCGTTGCTGTGGTGATGAATTATAGACGGGGGTGGAAGTACGTTGTGGTTACGGGGCGGAAGGCTTAG
- a CDS encoding alpha/beta hydrolase (CAZy:CE10;~COG:V;~EggNog:ENOG410PN60;~InterPro:IPR029058,IPR013094;~MEROPS:MER0033237;~PFAM:PF07859;~SECRETED:SignalP(1-30);~TransMembrane:1 (o6-25i);~go_function: GO:0016787 - hydrolase activity [Evidence IEA]) codes for MASSRWWLFTQAVFWRFLMRIGMFIHDIASPRPPSPSFTRSIPSGDNDSTYGSGAILHFYCPPGYYRSRKEGRRLPVVVNFHGGGFTLGCATDDGRWARCIIHEVGAVVVSVAYRRAPEYPFPTAVDDGVDALQYLARHAAELGLDVSRIVLSGFSAGGNLAVTVPLRLRDRMVREVYPYPASTASTSNLSRADSTQKLVDMSNDLHIVGLFCWYPILDFEESRDHRRARSAFPDKTLPAFFTNLFDESYLPDYEERKSPYASPIRAPNEILADALPHDIYLYICEWDMLLNEGQMFVRRLQGLGKRVRAMMIEKAIHAWDKSPNPFRDQDKVDILYSDACADMKAIFER; via the coding sequence ATGGCCTCCTCTCGTTGGTGGCTCTTCACCCAGGCCGTTTTCTGGCGGTTTCTGATGCGCATTGGCATGTTTATCCACGATATCGcctctcctcgtcctcccaGTCCGTCCTTTACCCGCTCCATTCCCTCCGGTGACAACGATTCGACCTACGGCTCCGGCGCCATTCTCCACTTCTACTGTCCTCCTGGATATTACCGCTCTCGCAAAGAAGGTCGTCGCTTACCTGTGGTGGTGAATTTCCATGGCGGAGGCTTTACCCTGGGCTGTGCTACCGACGACGGTCGCTGGGCTCGCTGCATCATTCATGAGGTCGGGGCGGTCGTGGTGAGCGTGGCTTATCGTCGAGCCCCCGAATACCCTTTTCCTACCGCAGTAGATGACGGCGTAGATGCCCTGCAGTATCTTGCGCGACATGCAGCCGAACTAGGCTTGGATGTCAGCCGGATCGTGCTGAGCGGCTTCTCGGCCGGTGGCAATCTGGCCGTGACGGTTCCGCTGCGACTCCGCGACCGCATGGTGCGGGAGGTATATCCGTATCCAGCCTCGAcggccagcaccagcaatcTGAGTCGGGCGGATTCGACGCAGAAACTCGTGGATATGTCAAATGATTTGCATATTGTCGGGTTGTTTTGCTGGTATCCCATTCTGGACTTCGAAGAGTCACGTGACCACCGTCGCGCTCGCAGCGCCTTTCCGGACAAGACCCTCCCGGCGTTCTTCACAAACCTCTTTGATGAGTCGTATCTGCCAGACTACGAGGAACGGAAGTCGCCCTATGCGTCACCTATCCGCGCTCCTAACGAAATCTTGGCCGATGCCCTCCCGCACGATATCTACTTGTACATCTGTGAATGGGACATGTTACTCAACGAGGGCCAGATGTTTGTCAGGCGGTTACAGGGTCTGGGTAAACGCGTGCGAGCCATGATGATCGAGAAAGCCATCCATGCCTGGGACAAGTCACCCAATCCATTCCGCGATCAGGACAAAGTTGACATCTTGTATTCCGATGCTTGCGCTGACATGAAAGCTATTTTCGAGCGTTGA
- the erdS gene encoding aspartyl-tRNA synthetase, cytoplasmic (COG:J;~EggNog:ENOG410PFAW;~InterPro:IPR006195,IPR024320,IPR012340,IPR004364, IPR004523,IPR002312;~PFAM:PF00152,PF09924;~go_component: GO:0005737 - cytoplasm [Evidence IEA];~go_function: GO:0000166 - nucleotide binding [Evidence IEA];~go_function: GO:0004812 - aminoacyl-tRNA ligase activity [Evidence IEA];~go_function: GO:0004815 - aspartate-tRNA ligase activity [Evidence IEA];~go_function: GO:0005524 - ATP binding [Evidence IEA];~go_process: GO:0006418 - tRNA aminoacylation for protein translation [Evidence IEA];~go_process: GO:0006422 - aspartyl-tRNA aminoacylation [Evidence IEA]), producing the protein MSIRRALSRIKPRANHHEDESTSSASRVASPSPRRSFLGGLLRDRDYISSSDEASDDSASAGTLSKNQQKRMARRQRRQERARQSEDQRSEDSERRRRDDIALAAQQETPEMKARYGDLPLMQSRDRPRDQRTRFENISKGIAGQEVLFTARLHIVRRMSAKLVFLVFRQQLYTFQGVLHEQPGSKSLAMVHWAEHLRLGSIVRVRGHVQIPDVPVLGCTIHDVELAVDEIHVVVRRDDPVPFSVYEAEIRTAEEERIEGRRSRIPDRTRLANRVLDLRTPTSQSIFRLQSAVCNLFRFALDGEGFIEIHTPKLQGSATESGASVFGLSYFGRDAFLAQSPQLAKQLAISADFGRVYEIGAVFRAENSNTHRHLTEYTGLDVEMAIDEHYHEMLEVLDNVIKSILKGIYSRHRREVETVKHLFPSEDLVWLDETPVIRFADGIKMLNDSGWRDEEGNPLPDDEDLHTRDEIRLGELVKEKYGTDYYILDKFPASARPFYTMPDPENSRYTNSFDIFVRGQEIVTGGQRIHDARMLEESMRRAGIKPDSMEEYMEGFRWGAPPHAGAGVGLERLLMLILKLGNIRLASLFPRDPRSFPSKPPVIELRHPESSTIDPPWQREKRSQLAERDSDLQPLAHLIANYGDATSTSWGDERYRIWRDMATGAAVSYVPSVNNHVVIPGNPLCDPSQYNRIISQFLHWLHRETKYKPIWLLCSPEVESILGDKLGWRSMSCIAEERVDPHRNQAASDGEIARKIRRSENEGVKIVSLNKGEMVSDDVRQKIDQRINDWLSNRKGTQVHLSDIQPWRDHEHRWYFYATEKSGQICAFVTLATLSPVHGMQIKYSLDFPNAPNGVIEHIVTHAIQTAAQSGIKSLTFGAGATASLTPGHNMSGAKVKFLRNSYEGVAKQFNLVWKSEFRAKLGAVEDPLWLAYPPHGLGSKGIRAILNFFMD; encoded by the coding sequence ATGTCAATTCGACGCGCTTTGTCCAGAATCAAACCGAGAGCCAACCACCATGAGGACGAGTCTACAAGCAGCGCCTCGAGGGTTGCCTCACCATCCCCGCGTCGCAGCTTTCTCGGTGGCCTCCTGCGTGACCGCGATTACATTTCGTCCTCGGATGAGGCTTCCGATGACTCTGCATCTGCAGGGACTTTGAGTAAAAACCAACAAAAACGTATGGCTCGTCGTCAGCGTCGACAAGAGCGGGCGCGACAGAGTGAGGATCAACGCTCGGAGGATTCGGAAAGACGACGCAGGGACGACATCGCTCTTGCGGCCCAGCAAGAAACCCCCGAAATGAAGGCTCGGTATGGCGATTTACCGTTAATGCAATCCCGCGACCGTCCTCGCGATCAGCGCACTAGATTCGAGAATATCTCCAAAGGCATAGCGGGGCAGGAGGTCCTGTTCACAGCGCGTTTGCATATTGTTCGGCGCATGAGTGCAAAGCTGGTCTTCCTCGTGTTCCGCCAACAACTATACACTTTCCAAGGTGTACTACATGAGCAGCCGGGGTCCAAGTCGCTGGCTATGGTCCACTGGGCTGAACACCTACGCCTTGGTTCCATTGTCCGTGTCCGCGGCCACGTCCAGATCCCGGATGTCCCCGTGTTGGGTTGCACAATCCATGATGTCGAGCTTGCTGTCGATGAGATCCACGTGGTCGTGCGCCGGGACGATCCCGTTCCCTTTAGCGTGTACGAGGCCGAGATCCGCACCGCCGAAGAAGAGCGTATCGAGGGCCGTCGCAGTCGCATTCCGGATCGCACCCGCCTCGCCAACCGTGTGCTCGACCTCCGGACACCTACATCGCAATCTATCTTCCGCCTTCAGTCCGCAGTGTGTAACCTGTTCAGATTCGCCTTGGACGGGGAGGGCTTTATAGAGATCCACACTCCCAAGCTACAGGGCTCCGCAACCGAATCCGGAGCCAGTGTCTTTGGCCTCAGCTACTTTGGTCGCGATGCTTTCCTCGCGCAGAGCCCGCAATTGGCCAAGCAGTTGGCCATCTCAGCTGATTTTGGCCGCGTCTACGAGATCGGCGCCGTTTTCCGTGCAGAGAACTCCAACACCCACCGCCACCTGACTGAGTACACCGGTCTGGATGTTGAGATGGCAATTGATGAGCATTATCATGAGATGCTTGAGGTTTTGGATAATgtcatcaaatccatcctgAAAGGCATCTATAGCCGTCACCGCCGTGAAGTCGAAACCGTGAAACACCTCTTCCCGTCCGAGGACCTCGTCTGGCTCGATGAGACACCTGTTATCCGTTTCGCGGATGGAATCAAAATGCTCAACGACTCTGGGTGGCGGGATGAAGAGGGAAACCCCTTGCCCGATGACGAAGATCTCCATACTCGCGACGAGATCCGACTGGGAGAGTTAGTCAAGGAAAAGTACGGCACCGACTACTACATCCTCGACAAGTTCCCTGCCAGTGCGCGTCCGTTCTACACCATGCCTGACCCTGAAAACAGCCGATACACCAACTCATTCGATATATTTGTGCGCGGACAGGAAATCGTCACTGGTGGTCAGCGTATCCACGACGCCCGCATGCTCGAGGAGAGTATGCGCCGCGCGGGCATCAAACCGGATAGCATGGAGGAGTACATGGAAGGCTTCCGCTGGGGCGCCCCGCCGCACGCGGGTGCAGGTGTTGGTCTCGAGCGTCTGCTCATGCTCATTCTCAAGCTGGGCAACATCCGTCTGGCGTCGCTCTTCCCGCGCGACCCTAGGAGCTTCCCGAGTAAGCCACCGGTTATTGAGCTTCGACACCCCGAATCGTCCACCATAGACCCTCCATGGCAGCGCGAGAAGAGGAGCCAGCTCGCCGAGAGAGATAGCGACCTGCAACCCCTGGCACATTTGATAGCCAACTATGGTGATGCCACGTCCACGTCATGGGGTGACGAGCGGTACAGGATTTGGCGTGACATGGCCACTGGCGCAGCAGTCTCATACGTGCCCAGTGTCAACAACCACGTCGTGATTCCGGGGAACCCGCTCTGCGACCCCAGCCAGTACAACCGCATCATCTCCCAATTCCTCCACTGGCTGCATCGTGAGACCAAGTACAAGCCCATTTGGCTCCTGTGCTCCCCCGAGGTCGAATCCATCCTGGGCGACAAGCTGGGCTGGCGCTCTATGAGCTGCATCGCAGAGGAAAGAGTCGACCCACACCGTAACCAAGCGGCCTCTGACGGCGAAATCGCTCGCAAGATCCGCCGCTCAGAGAACGAGGGTGTCAAGATTGTGAGTTTGAACAAGGGCGAAATGGTCTCCGATGACGTCCGCCAGAAGATCGACCAGCGCATCAACGACTGGCTCTCCAACCGCAAGGGCACCCAGGTGCACCTGTCGGACATCCAACCCTGGCGTGACCACGAACACCGCTGGTACTTCTATGCCACCGAAAAGTCCGGCCAGATCTGCGCGTTCGTCACACTTGCCACCCTCTCGCCCGTCCACGGCATGCAGATCAAGTACAGCTTAGACTTCCCCAACGCTCCTAACGGCGTCATTGAGCACATCGTCACGCatgccattcaaacagccgcTCAATCTGGTATCAAATCCCTCACCTTTGGCGCAGGCGCAACCGCCTCCCTCACACCGGGTCACAACATGTCCGGCGCAAAGGTTAAGTTCCTGCGCAACTCGTACGAAGGCGTGGCCAAGCAGTTCAACCTCGTCTGGAAGAGCGAGTTCCGTGCGAAGTTGGGCGCTGTTGAGGATCCGTTGTGGCTGGCATACCCGCCGCATGGACTTGGGTCCAAGGGGATCCGGGCGATTCTCAACTTCTTTATGGATTAA
- a CDS encoding uncharacterized protein (COG:S;~EggNog:ENOG410PQZA;~InterPro:IPR019433;~SECRETED:SignalP(1-17);~TransMembrane:1 (n2-12c17/18o211-233i)), with product MLQFLLALLFTLTTTLANVEKTIFLAPTPSPLSSSSNITPDLSDLGLDLLSPENTILRTTLNASFPSPASPEGTESWFLLEGLNPGQRYEVRVCWLATQPTSFMLSTYPLDAIIDEPSLLASISHFSSARLASVDGNNPKDIVPQVSNSHHAPRRSLRRTQSRDSDSVLFLRIHAAADYFTNEQGLMENVPPVIADVILDPFLGNVFPKSLVPTACWGLLVVVAAIGIARWVVKEFGRVILQGIGNESAAGSTEKKGQ from the exons ATGCTCCAATTCCTCCTCGCCCTACTCTTTACCCTCACAACCACCCTCGCCAACGTCGAAAAAACCatcttcctcgccccaaCCCCGTcccccctctcctcctcctccaacatAACCCCCGACCTCTCCGACCTAGGTCTAGACCTGCTCTCCCCCGAAAACACCATCCTCCGAACAACGCTCAACGCCTCGTTCCCCTCCCCCGCGAGCCCCGAAGGCACAGAATCATGGTTTCTACTCGAGGGCCTGAATCCGGGGCAGAGGTATGAGGTGCGGGTTTGTTGGTTGGCGACT CAACCAACATCATTCATGCTCTCAACATACCCCCTCGACGCGATAATCGACGAACCATCACTCCTCGCCTCAATCAGCCACTTCTCCTCCGCACGCCTCGCCTCCGTCGACGGGAATAATCCGAAAGACATCGTCCCGCAAGTTTCGAATTCGCATCACGCGCCTAGGCGCTCTCTGCGTCGTACCCAGTCGCGCGACTCTGACTCCGTGCTGTTCCTGCGCATCCATGCCGCCGCGGACTACTTTACAAATGAGCAGGGGTTGATGGAGAATGTGCCGCCGGTTATTGCGGATGTCATTTTGGATCCCTTTTTGGGGAATGTGTTTCCCAAGTCCCTTGTGCCGACGGCGTGTTGGGGGttgcttgttgttgttgcggcTATAGGGATTGCGAGGTGGGTAGTGAAGGAGTTTGGGAGGGTTATTCTACAGGGTATTGGAAATGAGAGTGCTGCTGGCAGTACTGAGAAAAAAGGTCAGTAA